The following nucleotide sequence is from Leucoraja erinacea ecotype New England chromosome 2, Leri_hhj_1, whole genome shotgun sequence.
tctgcgggagagaattccagagattcaccactctctgtgtgaaaaaagttttcctcatctcggtcctaaaagatttcccccttatccttaaactgtgaccccttgttctggacttccccaacatcgggaacaatcttcctgcatctagcctgtccaaccccttaagaattttgaaagttgctataagatcccccctcaatcttctaaattctagcgagtacaaaccgagtctatccagtctttcttcatatgaaagtcctgacatcccaggaatcagtctggtgaacctcctctgtactccctctatggcaagaatgtctttcctcagattaggagaccaaaactgtacacaatactccaggtgtggtctcaccaagaccctgtacaactgcagtagaacctccctgctcctatactcaaatccttttgttatgaaggccatgccattcgctttcttcactgcctgctgtacctgcatgcttgctttcattgactgatgaacaaggttccctagatccctttgtacttcccctttacccaacttgaccccagttagataataatctgccttcctgcttttgctaccaaagtggataaacatttatccacattaaactgcatctgccatgcatctgcccacttacccaacctgtccaagtcaccctgcattctcatagcatcctcctcacagttcacactgccacccagctttgtgtcatctgcaaattggctaatgttactttgaatcccttcatctaaatcattgatgtatattgtaaatagctgcggtcccagcaccaagccttgcggtaccccactaatcgctgcctgccattctgaaagggacgcgttaatccctactctttgtttcctgtctgccaaccaattttctatccatgtcagcactctacccccaataccttgtgctctaattttgcccactaatctcctatgtgggaccttatcaaatgctttctgaaagtccgggtacactacatccactggctcctccttgtcccttttcctagttacatattcaaaaaattccagaagattagtcaaacatgatttccccatcgtaaatccatgctgactcggaccgatcctgttactgctatccaaatgtgccactatttcatcttttaaaattgactccagcatttcccaccactgatgtcaggctaactggtctataattccctgttttttctctccatcctttcttaaaaagtgggataacattagctaccctccaatccacaggaactgatcctgagtctatagaacattggaaaattatcacaatgcgtccacgatttctagagccacttccttaagttccctgggatgcagaccatcaggccctgaggatttatcagccttcagtcccatcagtctacccaacaccatttcctgcctaatgtggatttcctttagttcctccgctgccccagatcctctggccactagtacatcaggaagattgtttgtgtcatccttagtgaagacggatccaaagtacctgttcaactcatctgcgatttccttgttccccgtaataaattcacctgtttctgtcttcaagggtccaactttggtcttaactaatattttcctcttcacatacctaaagaagcttttactatcctcctttatattcttggctagcttaccttcgtacctcatcttttctccccgtattgcctttttagttatcttctgttgctccataaacattacccaatcctcttgcttcccgctcatctttgctacattgtacttttctctaatttttatactgtccctgacgtcccttgtcagccacggtcgccccttactccccttggaatctttcttcctctttggaatgaactgatcctgcaccttctgtattattcccagaaatacctgccatttttgttccactgtcatccctgccagggtacctttccagtcaactttggccagctcctccctcatggccccatagtcccctttattcaactgtaacactgacacctctgatttacccttctccctctccaattgtagattaaacctgaccatattatggtcactacctcctaatggctccataACCGCGAGTTCCCTTATGTTTTGCTGCCAGGGACCGCAACTTTCCTTGTTGCTCCCTCTCTACCTACCTTCCATTTCCTCTTCGCTCAGTTCCTCTGGGCCGGCCAAGGGCAGCAGCAAGAAGGGAAGGATGTCGACTTCAGGGCCCAGCAACCACTCGTGAGAggctggagagggggggggggggggggagacacaacGAGTTCACATAATCAGCCGGGTGGTCAGGGAGATTTGCACCGCAGAAACGCCAaatcaaacatccaccacattgtcTGAGTGAGTAAAATAATATTCAGAagctaagacacaaaatgctggagtaactcagcgggcctggcagcatctttggagagaaggaatgggtgacgtttcaggtcgagacatttctttagagtgggagtcaggggagaggggaacgaccctgtgagttactccagctttttgtgtctatctttggtttaaaccagcatctgccgttccttccaacAAATAATATTGAGACACGCTCTGTTGTTTATGAAGTTGTGAAAACAAACGAAAGAGTTGAGTAACCGAAGATTAATGAGTCTTGCTTGGACTGAATTGTGAATCTTGGTCTGAACTAAACCCGCATTGTCTGggctctccctctaccccctctcccccacacttcCGGGAAACTCCCGCTCCCCTGACTCCAGTTCCCGggagttccctctcccctgaccgtGTTCACGACAAgctccttctccctcccacacccctgaGCCCCGCTCCAAGgaagctccctctcccccccgattTCCCAACCCTGGAAAAGAAGGTGTGTATTCACCCGAGCTATATCCTGCACCATtttaaacaatggacaataggtgcgggagtaggccattcggcccttcgtgccagcacccctaaatgtgatcatggctgatcatccccaatcagtaccccgttcctgccttctccccatatcccctgactccgctattattaagagccctatcaagctctctcttgaaagcatccagagaatctgcctccaccgccctctgaggcagagaattccacagactcaccactctgtgtgagaaaaagtgtttcctcgtctccgttctaaatggcttaccccttattcctaaactctggcccctggatCTAGACACCATCAGCTCactgctcagcctcctgcgctccaaggaataaagacccagcttGCCCAACCTCGCCCTACAGATCAGTCCCtggagtcctggcgacatcctcctaaatcttttcAACACTTCTtctcagcttaatggcatctttaatatcaatttattttcccaaattaaattgaaaaatagATAATAATGGCTTGATTAATCGGTGCAGCGCGCGGAGGGGACGAAGCTGTTCCAGAGCTTggaggtgcgcgctttcaagcttctgtaccctcTGTGTGGCTATCTGTGTAACTGCAGGTATACAGCAACGAtcggcacagcgccagagacccaggttcaatcctgactacgggtgctgtctgtatggagtttgtacattctccctgtggggttttttccccgggagttccggtttcctcccacatcccaaagacatgcagacgcggactcggtgggccgaaggggctgtttttcGGCGCTGTCACTCTGAAGTAAACTAGCCTTAAATGAAGCGGTAACCCGGATGAGTTTTGACCAGAGTGCAGGGCCGGGTTTGTAGATGGCGTTCCAGTCAATGGAGGCAAGGAGAGACGACGCACTCACCGTAGTCGAAGCAGCAGTTACGTAGCGTGCCCACCACGCCTCCTCGACGTACACATGAACCCTCGTACTGGGTGTAAGGGAGTAAACGCTGCACGACACACCTGTGGAGTAGAGCACACCGGCTAAAAGAGGAGTCACTGCATTCAGTCAGGCTAGTAACACCGAACACTCGCAGTGTATTCGccatcactggtactgacctccccaccatccaccATCCAAGGGGTCTACAGGAAGAatctgaagggcctcgacccgaaacgccacctattcgagtctgaagaagggtctcgacccgaaacttcacctactccttctctcctgatatgctgtctgtcccgctgagttactccagctttttgtggctatcttgggTGTACAGGAAACACTACCTCAAATTGGCAGCCAGTACCATcgtagacccacaccaccctggccaccgggaagaatgtacaggagtATGTAAACCCTGGCCAGGTTCTAAAacggatgagggtgatcttatagaaacaaagcagactcgatgggccgaatggcctaattctgctcctatgatttccCAATATCTTCCCAAcaatcattagtttagtttagagttacaggccGGAAacgacctttggcccaccaggtctgcgccgaccagcgatccccgcacattaacactatcttacatccactggggacaattttttcatttaccaagccaattaacctatatacctgtacgtctttggagtgtgggaggaaaccgaagatctcggaggtaacccacgcaggtcacggggagaacgtgcaaactccgtacaggcagcacccgtagtcgggatggaacccgggtctccggcgctgcatacgctgtaaggcaacaactctaccgctgtgccacggtgACCGCCTGAAACAAGCTCAACATGACCCTTTGATGGGAGGAGGTGCCTGTGATAGCTCATACCTGGTAcagtactaaccacaactatGATCTTCAGTCTTAGGTTGCACAAATCAACTATGTTTTACATTGGTTTTacatattggtcggcgtggactcagtggaccggtGCCTATTTCTGCGTTATATCTGCAAAGTAAACTAAATCTAAATATTATCTGTTTATTGTGCTTAGAATCCTGTTATGCTGCTGAAAGTTCAGAATTCCGTTACTCCGTTATCAGTACATATGAGAATGACACATATACAGAAGGGAAACAGATCACGCAGCCCAACTTATCTATGCcacccaaaatgccccatctaaacaggtcccatctgcccacatttggcacaaatccctctaaacctagtgtaggaaggaactgcagatagacaaaagtgctggagaaactcagcgggtgcagcagcatctatggagcgaaggaaataggcaacgtttcaggtcaaaacctttcttggtttaaaccaaagataagacacaaaaagctggagtaactcagcaggtcagacagcatctctggagagaaggaataggtggcatttcaggttgagtctgaagaatggtctcaacccgaaacgtcacctattgtttttcttcagtgatgccgtttgacccgctaagttactccaactttttgtgtctatcttctctctaattctttcctatccacatacatgtccaagtgtctcttaaatattggaatattgaaatttggaatactgtgagcaattttgggcaccatatctgaggatgcgctggctttggagagggtccagaggaggtttacaagaatgatcccaggaatgagtaggtttgtcagcactgggcctgtactcgctggagtttagaagaacgaggggggacctcattgaaacgtgcagaatagtgaaaggcttgggtagagtggatgtggagaggatgattccactagtgggagagtctcggactagaggtcttggcctcagaattaaagaacgttcttttaggtaggagatgaggtgaaatttacTTGGTGGTGATTCTgcgaaattctttgccacagaaggctgtggaggctgagtcagtggatatttttaaggcagagatagatagattcttgattagtacgggtgtcagaggttatggggagaaggcaggagaatggggttgggagggagagatagatcagccatgattgaatggcggagtagacttgatgggtagaGAGTAAAGCTCCCTCTACGCTGATCCATACTCAACTCCCTACATTTCCATGTTTAGtttcggtacagtgaaaagcttttttgtgcgTGTGatattcagtcagcggaaagactatacatgattacaattaagccgccCACGGACcctgtactgcagttgtacggggtcttggtgagaccacacctggagtattgcgtacagttttggtctccaaatatgaggagggacatttttgccatagagggagtgcagagaaggttcaccagactgattcctgggatgtcaggactgtcttatgaagaaaggctggatagacttggtttatactctctagcatttaggagattgagaggggatcttatagaaacttacaaaattcttaaggggttggacaggctagatgcaggaagattgttcccgatgttggggaagtccaggacaaggggtcacagcttaaggataagggggaaatcctttaaaaccgagatgagaagaacttttttcacacacagagtggtgaatctctggaactctctgccacagagggtagttgaggccagttcattggctatatttaagagggagttagatgtggcccttgtggctaagggggtcagagggtatggagagaaggcaggtacgggatactgagttggatgatcagccatgatcatattgaatggcggtgcaggctcgaagggccgaatggcctactcctgcacctaatttctatgtttctatgtacagatacaggaaccagggaataacattgagtgctagataaagtccattaaagtctgattaaagatagttcccgAGTCTTCAATAAGGTAGCTTCTACACATcactactgtatctgcctccaccaccagctgtataaaatcatgagaggaatagatcgggtagatgcacagagtctcttgcccagagtaggggaatcgaggaccagaggacacaggttcaaggtgaaggggaaaagatttaataagaatctgaggggtaacgttttcacataaaaggatggcgggtgtatggaataagctgccagaggaggtagttgaggctgggactatcccaacgtttaagaaacagttagacaggtacatggataggacaggtttggagggatatggaccaaacacgggcaggtgggactaatgtagttgggacatgttggtcagtgtagacaagttggggtgaagggcctgcttgcacgctgcatcactctgtgattctatgagCTCCCTTGACAGcgcgttccaggctcccaccactccCCGTGGAATAAACGTTGCCCAGGACATCACCGTCGCAAACTTTGGTGAATGGGTGAAAGTCAAGTCATTgggaatttttaaagcagagaatgacagattcttgattagtatgcgtgtcaaagtttacggggagaaggcaggagaatggggttgagagggaaaaataggtcagccgtaattgaatagcggagtagactcaatatgccaaatggcctaattctgttccgatgacatgaacttatcagtatccaccctatctatggccctcataattttataaccttctaccaggtctcccctcaacctccttctACACCTCCGTGCAAGTGTATCCCAGGTTTATATGCGAGGCTGATATTTGTGGCGCTATGATTGTTTGATGACGGCTTAGGACAAATTTAAGACGGGATGCCAGTGTTTAGCATTTGTTTGAGTGAATTCATCGTCTGCAGTTTCCTTCACTTAGTAGATAGTTGCATAGTTAGCTGGTTAGTAGTGCATACtggtagcataggtggtgagagcaggtattgtTCTGGGAGGCCAGAGCTAACTGTTGAGCCTTGCCGAGGTGTTGCCGGCCTAACTCACCGGTGAAGGGAGATGTCCACTTGATAACTCCAATGATAGTTTttatgtgcttgttaacatgtagatagcttttgatgtctcgttttcacaccttacatttccttatctctgtttccctctcccctgatccttagtttgaagaagggtctcgactcaaaacatcacccattccttctctccagggatgctgcctgtcccgctgagttactccagcattttgtgtctgtcttcagtttattaTTGAATATTACCCTACTGTATAAGTATGCATGGCAGTTTAGATTCTACTTTGACATTGGGCTTGGTTTACTTAGTTaagcgcttatcctggtgttgtAGCACGAGTACTTTGTGgaattctgcctcagagggcggtggaggccggttctctggatgctttcaagagagagctaaatagggctcttaaaaatagcggtcaggagatatggggagaaggcaggaacggggatgggggatgatcagccatgatcacattgaatggcggtgctggctcgaagggccaaatggccgactcctgcacctattgtctattgttttaatagtaatttaaaaCAATGTCGCGAGATAACATAGTTCATGAGAAGAAACAGACCTGTCTTTATCCAGTATGAACTGCCTGGCTTCTGGTAACTGAGTCAGGTTggacagcagaggtcccaggtaGTGAAGGGTGACCTTCTTGTTGTAACCCTCTGTGCAGAAGACCTCCACGATCTTGGCCAAGCCCATGCCCTGGTCCTGAATGGCGCGCAGCACCTCTTTGCAGGTGTCCGCACTGCGTGAGAGGTTGGACAGGATGGAGCAGATCTGGTCGGAGTAGTCGCACTCGGGGTCACAGAGGTTCTTCAGCAGAGGAGGGAGGAGGTCGACCTCGTGGACCAGGGCCCGGTGCACAGTCTCGTCCGCGGACAGGTTGACGAAGGCCCGGAGGCAGTCCTTCACCAGGGCCCCGCAACACTCGCGAGTCAGGGTCAGGAGAGCCTGCAGATAGGTCACGTTCTGGGCCAGGAAGCTTCTCCCTTCCACGCTCCCCGTCAGCCCCAGCACGCAGTCGGTCGCCTGGCTCCTGACATCCGGACGGGTTCCCGGTGACAGGAAGGGCAAGAGCTCACGGGCCCGTGCATCCTCCAGCATGTCCGCTCTCCTCGGCCTGGGCAGTCAGTCTGTCGAGGGAAAAGTAAGGTTtagtggagaaacaaggaacggcaggtgctggtttacaaaaaaaagacacaaagtgcttgagtaacacaGCATCTCTGCCCGGAtgctgaacatggataggcgacgtctcaggttgggacccttcctcagaagctGGGGAAgaagagtctgacgaagggtcccatcccaaaacataacctctccatgttctccagagatgtttaagaaggaaggtagacaaaaatgctggagaaactcagcgggtgcagcagcatctatggagcgaaggagataggcaacgttttgggccaaaacccttctccagcatttttgtgtaccttcgattttccagcaactgcagttccttcttaaatgctttagaaggaactgcagatgctggaaaatcgaagatagacaaaagtgctagagaaactcagcggatgcagcagcatctatggagcgaaggaaataggcaacgttttgggccgaaacccgagatcagtcagaagaagggtttcagcccgaaacgttgcccatttccttcgctccatagatgttgctgcacccgctgagtttctccagcatttttgtctaccttctccagagatgctgccagacccgctgagttactccaggattcagtgtctatcttcacactaggtctgaagtctgaagaaggttctcgacccgagacgtcacctattccttctctccagatttgcatttctaacccgctgagttactccagctttttgtgtctgtctttggtttaaaagggcttctgcatttccttggttacacaaaaaagctggagaaacctggagaaactcagcgggtgcagcagcatctatggagcgaaggaaataggcaacgtttcgggccgaaacccttcttcagacgttctgcatttccttgttgctCACTAGTTGCTCACACCAGTTTCTCACCCACTGCTGACacaccaatgggggggggggggggggggtggagggagggggaggggaggagagaatccAGGGTAAGAGAGGGGTAtatgatggagggggagagagagggaagggctaatctgagacagggggagggagggaaaccaAGGCAAGGGGAGGGAGTTGAATCCGGAATAATGGGAGAGGAGCAGGGAAATCTGGGGCAAAGGGGGGAGACTTGGGGCAGGGGAGGAGGGgactagagagagggggggtccatagaaacatagacaataggtgcaggagtaggtcattcggcccttctagcctgcaccgccattcaatatgatcatggctgatcatccaactcagtatcctgtacctgccttctctccataccccctgatccctttagccacaagggccacatctaactccctcttaaatatagccaatgaactggcctcgactaccctctgtggcagagattgggTGGATCTAGGAAAGGGGGAAATTTAGGAATGAGGATATAGGATTGGGTGGGTCTCAGGCAAGAGGGGGGATTTAAGACGGAGGGGATCAGGGACTGGCTTCCTCCCGcatcccctctcccattccctcccctgtctcccccacccctcccccattcccacattccctccctccctctccccactctccactCACCCCCGGACCACGCGAGCTCCCGACAACCCACCGGATGTCCCGCCCACTGGGCGCTGATTGCCAGCCGGCTGCTCCAATAGGATGCCGCCGTGCGCGGGGCCGGGGCAGGAAGTGGCCGCTTTGCCTTTTGGGGGTTGTAGTCTTTTACCGTCACGCAACGTCAGAGCGTCGGCCTACAGCGAGTAAAGcgtcactggggggggggggggggggggtcagcgtcACTGGGGGGGGCAGCGTCACTGGGGGGGACAACGTCACTGGGGGACAGCgtcactctgggggggggggggggggtgagggaacgCCGCACTGTTTTTTagatccccccccaccctcccgaccttcccccctctgtaccgggtgcccaaatGTCAGCAGCGTGGGGCTGAAACGTAGCCaatacttgaggagcagccccttcagatagtggtacaggggctgcaacctctcacactgcacgtagacgtggaacacggtctcttcctcgccgcagaagtGACGGGCGGCTAGCGAGAccgtgaaccggctcaagtaCCTGTTACAGGCCACAGCCATGGGCAACACTCctcaccccaggtccccgatgtatagagagacctccactggggaccacTCCCACCGTCAGGTGTTAACACGGACCGCCAGAGCGTGTCTGGATGGAAGacaagggcgaggaagtgcaggagcAGCCTGTACAGTACGCGCCTCTCCGCGTCACGGAACGGCACGCTGGGAAACTCGGAAAGGCAGCTCATGTTGCATGGGGCCGGCTCTCGGGAAGGGACCCGGGCCGTAGGTCCTATGAGCAATTTCTGACGGAACGGGGGTAAGCTCGGCTGGAATCGCTCCACGCTCACGCCTCTCCTCAAAACCCATCATGACAGGGTGAGGGCCGGTCACTCTCACAGCCAccacacccccatccctctctggaGCAACTCCCTGGCTGAAGGTGCCCAGATTCCTGGCTTAAAGTAGATCTCCATAAAAGCCAGGTAACTCCCGCCTAGCGTGTCGACTGATGCCCTCTACCAGAAGCTGTGGGCCCTCCTGGCGGACCCTGGCGGAAAAAGTACGTCGCTAGTGCATGCCATGTAGGAGGACACTCGGAATACATATACCTCCGCAGGGTCCTGAGACGGAGAGCTGCCACCTGGGTACGAACGCAAACCAGCGCCTGACCGCCCTCCTCCAACGAGAGACTCAGAACCCCAGCAGTGACCCAATGATTCTTCTCTCCCCAGAAGAAGGTCACCAACCTCCTCTGGATCATGGAGACAAATAAAGAGGGTGGGACCAGAGTGGCCAGCCGGTACCCCAACATAGAGGctaccagctggtttatgaccaatgcCCTCCCCCCGGTAAGAGAGCACTCCAAGGAGGCCTGACCAACGCCCTAGCCGGGCGATGACCTTCACAGTTCTCCAGCCAAGCCCCcccagtgggactcaggtagacCCCCAGGTAGAGGGGGTGTGTGGTGCTCCACGCATAAGATGTCATCACCTCCAGCAGGGAGCCCACCTCCCACTGACCCACCAAGAGACCAGAACACTTCCCCCAGTTGATCCTGGCGGAGGATGCAGCTGAGAAAACCTGctggcactcacgcatcctccgcaggtcaacagGGTCGGTGAACATCAGAAGGACATCATCGGCGTAGGTCGAGagaaccacctccacccctggccccggtaaagccaggcctgtcaaccgccTCCGGAGAAGGCACAGGAATGGCTCTACACATGTGGAATACAGCTGGCCGGACATGGGACATCCCTGACGCATCCTCCCAAAGGGAATGGGGGCCAACAAAGAGCCCTTGACCTTAACAAGGCATTCTGCAGCAGTGTATAAAAGTCGGACCCAGGCCACAAAGTGCGGTCCAAATCCGAACGCCTGCAGAGTCCCCAGAAGGTAGTCGTGCTCCACCCTGTCGAACGCCTTCTCCTggtcgagggagagaaaggcgaCTGAGTGACCAGCCCCCTGGGTCAGATGGATCAGGTCCCGGACCAGATGGATATTGTCCTGGATGGACCGGCCCGGGACTGTGTGGGACTGGTCAGGGTGGATCATTTGGGACAGGACTGGATCCAGGCGATTCGCCAATGCCTGTGCAAAAACGTTATAGTCCGTGctgaggagagagaccgggcgccagttcttcaaaaggcggagatcgcccttcttgggcagcaggacaacgactGCCCTGCGCCACAAGAAGGGCATCTCCCCgatcgccaggctctcccccaggacCTTCATATAGTCGCCCCCAGGACATCCCAGAAGGCTCTAAGAAACTCCACCGTCAGCCCGTCCAGCCCTGGagacttgccccccccccctgagcTGATGCAGGGTAGCtgtcagctcctccagagttaaggGATCATCCAGGCATTCAGCCACCTCTTTGCAAACTACGGGTAACCCCTCCCACAGGACCCCCTACGCCTCCCCACTCGATGTACCCGCGGagaatgcacgtaaagctgctggcgctgatggcatccccgggcgcgtgctcaggacctgtgctgcgcagctgacagacgtctggactgacatcttccacctgtcacttgcccaagcagttgtccccacttgccttaaaaccacctccatcgtgccagtgccaaaacactccactgcggcaagcctcaacgacttccgcccagttgcacttacccccatcatcaccaagtgcttcgagaggctggtcctggcacacctcaaaagctgcctacctcccacactggatccctatcagttcacctaccgcaagaacaggagtacggaggatgccatctcaacggcacttcactccgccctctcccacctcgacaacagagacacttatgtaagaatgctgttcatcgattacagcattcaacactattataccatcaaaactgatcaccaaactcggtaacctgggcatcgacccctccctctgcaactggatactggactttctaaccaacagaccccagtctgtgaggttagacaagcacacctcttcaaccctcaccctgaacaccggcgttccacagggctgtgtgctgagccccctcctctattccctcttcacctacgactgcacacctgtacatggtactaacacc
It contains:
- the hgh1 gene encoding protein HGH1 homolog, which gives rise to MLEDARARELLPFLSPGTRPDVRSQATDCVLGLTGSVEGRSFLAQNVTYLQALLTLTRECCGALVKDCLRAFVNLSADETVHRALVHEVDLLPPLLKNLCDPECDYSDQICSILSNLSRSADTCKEVLRAIQDQGMGLAKIVEVFCTEGYNKKVTLHYLGPLLSNLTQLPEARQFILDKDRCVVQRLLPYTQYEGSCVRRGGVVGTLRNCCFDYASHEWLLGPEVDILPFLLLPLAGPEELSEEEMEGLPEDLQYLPENKQREQDPDIRRMLLEAINLLVATKNGREVVREKNAYVILRELHRWEEEPQVGATCLKLIELLISDEPEAGMENLLEVQIPEDVEKKLRQQEEEEQRQLEEERQQKEEVQQKGEGQEGKTPAGLES